In one window of Oncorhynchus gorbuscha isolate QuinsamMale2020 ecotype Even-year linkage group LG23, OgorEven_v1.0, whole genome shotgun sequence DNA:
- the LOC124011562 gene encoding protocadherin alpha-3-like, translated as MGDGGQRRRWEYWCVALRFSLLLCFVEQVSAQIRYSIPEEVKEGSVVGNVAKDLGLDVSTLLERRFRIVSGSKDALFQVNQNNGVLYVYKNIDREDLCVGNVACVIDLEIIVENPLEVHYVGVEITDINDHTPSFSEKDIHIKIAENKLPGARFELQAARDLDYGINSVRTYKLNQNEHFDLELRDSVEGYKIPFLVLQKALDRELKTKHVLLLTALDGGNPPGTGTLNITVTVLDTNDNQPVCSQDVYSVTLQENADIGRIVVQVNATDTDHGSNGEVEYRLGRNLKRGVYDIFELDSLTGEIRVKGPVDFEDNEVYRLNIEASDKGQPPLTVDCRVIIKITDVNDNKPSIGVTSLSKTVSEVSKPGTVISLISVTDKDSGINGKVLASISEDVPFELKSSYKENVYSVVTKGRLDRELVSHYDITITATDCGQPPLATFNTLNVQISDVNDNSPEFSQNPIELYLLENNAPGASIFSVIASDKDLNENAAISYHIVRGEGTQKVFASFLNINSDNGLISALKSFDFETFKTFQFQVVATDSGTPSLSSNVTINVFILDQNDNAPVILYPVSANGSAAGVEEIPRNVNAGHLVTKVRAYDADIGYNGWLLFSLQEVTDHSLFALDRYTGQIRTLRSFTETDEAEHKLVILVKDNGNVSLSATATVIINVVEPKEAFAASDVKSAVKDEEENSVTFYLIITLGSVSALFIISIIVLIVMQCSKAPDDSSKYLQDVNYDGTLCHSIQYRSGDNRYMLVGPRMSIGSTIVPGSNGNTLVVPENRRRASGETSTFI; from the exons ATGGGAGACGGAGGACAAAGGCGCAGATGGGAATACTGGTGTGTTGCTCTGCGTTTCTCTTTGCTGCTGTGCTTCGTGGAGCAGGTTTCGGCTCAGATAAGGTACTCTATTCCAGAGGAGGTGAAAGAGGGATCCGTTGTTGGAAATGTTGCTAAGGATTTGGGTCTTGACGTCAGTACTTTGTTGGAGAGGCGGTTTCGTATCGTTTCTGGATCCAAGGACGCTCTTTTCCAGGTTAATCAGAACAATGGCGTCTTGTATGTTTATAAGAATATTGACAGAGAGGATCTTTGTGTCGGAAATGTTGCATGTGTGATAGATCTAGAGATCATTGTTGAAAACCCGTTAGAAGTCCATTACGTAGGTGTAGAAATAACAGACATAAACGACCATACCCCCAGCTTCTCCGAGAAAGATATACACATCAAAATAGCTGAGAATAAATTGCCAGGGGCTCGTTTTGAACTCCAGGCTGCGCGTGATTTGGACTATGGCATAAATTCAGTACGTACCTATAAATTAAATCAAAACGAGCATTTTGATTTAGAGCTGCGAGATAGCGTGGAAGGTTATAAAATTCCTTTTTTGGTTTTACAGAAAGCCTTAGATAGGGAACTGAAGACCAAACATGTATTACTATTGACAGCATTGGATGGGGGGAATCCACCTGGAACAGGTACTCTGAACATCACTGTCACAGTCCTTGACACAAATGATAATCAACCTGTATGTAGCCAAGACGTCTACTCAGTGACGTTACAGGAAAATGCTGATATCGGTAGGATTGTAGTACAGGTTAACGCAACTGATACAGACCATGGATCAAATGGAGAAGTTGAATATAGACTTGGTAGAAATTTAAAGCGTGGAGTATATGACATATTTGAACTGGATAGCCTTACTGGAGAAATTCGGGTTAAAGGTCCAGTAGATTTCGAGGATAATGAGGTGTACAGGTTAAATATAGAGGCGTCTGATAAAGGCCAACCTCCACTGACTGTTGACTGTCGAGTTATTATAAAGATAACTGATGTAAATGACAATAAACCATCTATTGGTGTTACGTCCCTCTCTAAGACGGTGTCTGAAGTTTCTAAACCAGGAACTGTTATTTCTCTCATCAGTGTGACAGATAAAGATTCCGGTATTAATGGTAAAGTGCTTGCTAGTATATCTGAAGACGTGCCATTTGAGTTAAAGTCATCATATAAAGAAAACGTATATTCTGTCGTCACAAAGGGACGTTTAGATCGAGAACTCGTGTCCCATTATGACATCACTATAACAGCCACTGACTGTGGTCAGCCTCCTCTGGCCACATTCAACACTCTGAACGTCCAGATATCAGATGTGAACGATAACAGCCCAGAATTCTCCCAAAACCCTATTGAGCTGTACTTACTGGAAAATAACGCCCCTGGTGCATCCATATTCTCTGTAATCGCTTCTGATAAAGACTTAAATGAAAATGCAGCAATTTCATATCACATTGTTAGAGGGGAAGGGACACAAAAGGTTTTTGCATCTTTCCTGAATATCAATTCTGATAATGGACTTATATCCGCACTGAAAAGCTTTGACTTTGAAACCTTCAAAACATTCCAATTCCAAGTTGTAGCTACAGACTCTGGAACTCCGTCACTAAGCAGCAACGTCACAATAAACGTGTTCATTCTGGATCAGAACGACAACGCTCCAGTGATCTTGTATCCAGTCAGCGCTAATGGTTCCGCTGCAGGTGTGGAGGAGATTCCCCGCAATGTGAACGCAGGCCATTTGGTGACTAAAGTGAGAGCCTATGACGCTGATATAGGATATAATGGCTGGTTATTATTTTCACTGCAGGAAGTTACTGACCACAGTCTCTTTGCTTTGGACCGTTATACAGGACAGATAAGGACACTTCGGTCATTCACAGAGACAGACGAGGCTGAGCATAAACTGGTCATACTGGTAAAAGACAATGGGAACGTTTCACTCTCAGCAACAGCTACTGTGATTATCAACGTTGTGGAGCCCAAAGAGGCTTTTGCAGCTTCTGATGTTAAAAGCGCAGTAAAAGACGAGGAGGAGAACAGcgttacattttatttgatcatAACTTTGGGGTCAGTTTCAGCACTTTTTATCATCAGTATCATCGTGTTGATTGTAATGCAGTGCTCCAAAGCCCCAGACGATTCCTCCAAGTATTTACAAGATGTGAATTACGACGGGACACTGTGTCACAGCATCCAGTACCGATCCGGAGACAACCGGTACATGTTAGTTGGACCCAGAATGAGTATAGGTTCTACTATTGTCCCGGGCAGCAATGGGAATACTCTAGTGGTACCTGAAAACAGGAGGAGAGCTTCTGGAGAG ACCTCCACATTCATTTAG
- the LOC124010657 gene encoding protocadherin beta-6-like, translated as MAIQTRKRRWLGGWAFPYFALLFLHLKGISGQIRYSIQEELKVGTAVGNVAKDLGFDTSRQADRNLRIVSGTKHELFQVNQRDGALLVNHRVDREELCVKNTPCFINLKAVIENPLEMHQVTVEIIDVNDNSPKFPEETYHLEILESALAGTRFQVEGAHDSDVGLNALQSYTLSHSQYFRVETEEFGEDGKIPFLVLQKPLDREIISQHTLLLTALDGGKPSKTGALNITVIVSDINDNAPVCDKQKYTVTVKESAPAGTFLIRLNASDTDEGLNGKVKYSLRGKFRPMGAEPFELDSKTGELKVKGGLDFEEKQVYEMKVLAADTGAVSLSTHCNVLVRVEDVNDNRPEIDVTSLSSRIPEDAPPGTVVALMGMTDLDSGVNGQVVCSLPKDLPFDLKPSPDGHFYSLVTNEFLDKESVARYDVTITAKDLGTPPLTSTKVIQVEVVDVNDNNPLFTENPYAFYVVENNKPGVPIFSVSASDLDEGEHAAITYSLGRGSTGQSVTSFLDINEGNGNIYALKSFDFETLKTFQFHIIAKDSGTPSLSSSVTVNVFILDQNDNAPVILYPVSANGSTEGVEEIPRNVNAGHLVTKVRAYDADIGYNGWLLFSLQEITDHSLFALDRYTGQIRTLRSFTETDETEHKLVILVKDNGNVSLSATATVIINVVEPKEAFAASDVKSAVKDEEENSITFYLIITLMSVSALFIVSIIVLIVMQCSKPPDDSSKYLQDVNYDGTLCHSIQYRSGDKRYMLVGPRMSIGSTIVPGSNGNNLVVPDHRRRISGENDNAPVILYPVSANGSTEGVEEIPRNVNAGHLVTKCSKPPDDSSKYLQDVNYDGTLCHSIQYRSGDKR; from the exons ATGGCGATACAAACCCGAAAAAGACGGTGGTTAGGTGGATGGGCATTTCCTTATTTTGCTCTTCTTTTTCTTCATTTGAAAGGAATCTCCGGACAGATACGATACTCCATTCAAGAGGAATTGAAAGTGGGAACGGCAGTTGGGAATGTAGCTAAAGACTTGGGATTCGACACCTCGAGACAAGCGGACCGGAATCTTCGCATTGTGTCTGGAACAAAGCACGAGCTCTTCCAGGTTAACCAGAGAGATGGTGCTTTGTTAGTGAACCACAGagtagacagagaggaactgTGCGTAAAAAATACGCCGTGTTTCATCAACCTTAAAGCGGTGATAGAAAATCCGCTAGAAATGCACCAAGTGACAGTAGAGATAATAGATGTAAATGATAATTCCCCTAAATTCCCCGAGGAAACATATCATTTGGAAATACTAGAGTCCGCATTGGCAGGGACACGGTTTCAAGTGGAGGGAGCACACGACTCAGATGTAGGCTTAAATGCTTTGCAGTCTTACACCTTAAGCCACAGCCAGTATTTTCGTGTGGAAACAGAAGAATTTGGTGAAGACGGTAAAATCCCATTTCTAGTATTACAAAAACCATTGGATAGGGAGATAATTTCTCAACACACGTTGCTGTTAACAGCGTTAGATGGGGGCAAGCCATCCAAAACAGGAGCCCTTAATATCACAGTTATTGTGTCTGATATAAATGACAATGCACCAGTGTGTGACAAGCAGAAATACACAGTAACCGTAAAGGAAAGCGCACCTGCGGGGACATTTTTAATTCGATTGAATGCCTCTGATACGGACGAGGGTCTAAATGGCAAGGTCAAGTACTCTTTGCGAGGCAAATTTAGACCTATGGGTGCTGAGCCCTTTGAGTTGGACAGTAAAACAGGAGAGCTAAAAGTGAAGGGAGGCCTTGACTTCGAGGAGAAGCAAGTGTATGAGATGAAGGTACTGGCAGCGGATACAGGAGCAgtgtctctctccacacactgcaACGTGCTGGTCAGAGTTGAAGACGTGAACGACAACAGGCCCGAGATTGACGTCACCTCTCTGTCCAGCCGGATCCCCGAGGACGCACCTCCCGGTACGGTGGTAGCGTTAATGGGGATGACCGACCTGGACTCGGGTGTGAACGGACAGGTAGTCTGCTCGTTACCGAAGGATTTACCGTTTGATCTGAAGCCTTCTCCGGATGGGCATTTCTATTCGTTAGTCACGAATGAATTCCTTGATAAAGAGTCTGTGGCTCGGTATGATGTTACCATCACGGCTAAAGACTTAGGAACCCCTCCTTTGACATCAACTAAAGTAATTCAAGTGGAGGTAGTAGATGTTAACGACAACAATCCTCTTTTCACTGAAAACCCGTACGCATTTTATGTAGTTGAAAACAATAAGCCCGGCGTGCCTATTTTCTCTGTAAGCGCTTCTGATTTGGATGAAGGAGAACATGCAGCCATTACATATTCACTGGGCCGTGGGAGCACCGGACAAAGCGTGACATCCTTCCTAGACATAAATGAAGGCAACGGTAACATTTATGCACTAAAGAGCTTTGACTTTGAAACCCTCAAAACATTCCAGTTTCACATCATTGCCAAGGACTCTGGAACTCCGTCACTAAGCAGCAGCGTCACAGTGAATGTGTTCATCCTGGATCAGAACGACAACGCTCCAGTGATCTTGTATCCAGTCAGCGCTAACGGTTCCACTGAAGGTGTGGAGGAGATTCCCCGCAATGTGAACGCAGGCCATTTGGTGACTAAAGTGAGAGCCTATGACGCTGATATAGGATATAACGGCTGGTTATTATTTTCACTGCAGGAAATTACTGACCACAGTCTCTTTGCTTTGGACCGTTATACAGGACAGATAAGGACACTTCGGTCATTCacagagacagacgagacagagcaCAAACTGGTCATACTGGTAAAAGACAATGGGAACGTTTCACTCTCAGCAACAGCTACTGTGATTATCAACGTTGTGGAGCCCAAAGAGGCTTTTGCAGCTTCTGATGTTAAAAGCGCAGTAAAAGACGAGGAGGAGAACAgcattacattttatttgatcatAACTTTGATGTCAGTTTCAGCACTTTTTATCGTCAGTATCATCGTGTTGATTGTAATGCAGTGCTCCAAACCCCCAGACGATTCCTCCAAGTATTTACAAGATGTGAATTACGACGGGACACTGTGCCACAGCATCCAGTACCGATCCGGAGACAAACGGTACATGTTAGTTGGACCCAGAATGAGTATAGGTTCTACTATAGTCCCGGGCAGCAATGGGAATAATCTAGTGGTACCTGACCACAGGAGAAGAATTTCAGGAGAG AACGACAACGCTCCAGTGATCTTGTATCCAGTCAGCGCTAACGGTTCCACTGAAGGTGTGGAGGAGATTCCCCGCAATGTGAACGCAGGCCATTTGGTGACTAAA TGCTCCAAACCCCCAGACGATTCCTCCAAGTATTTACAAGATGTGAATTACGACGGGACACTGTGCCACAGCATCCAGTACCGATCCGGAGACAAACG CTAA